From Cucumis melo cultivar AY chromosome 3, USDA_Cmelo_AY_1.0, whole genome shotgun sequence:
GAGAACCATGTGATCGGCCATGAAGATTTTTggaataattttatttattatttcgaaaattttgaacttttataGTCGGTTTTGTTCAAAGTCGTTTATTTCAATTTATAtgataatatattttgtaaatttttaaaaaaccaaaaacaaaaataaaaaggttATTAGTCAAAATAATTACCAAATTGGATGGTTTTTTCCCCTTCCATTATCTCTGATCAATTATTTTCTTAGTTTTGTTATATTGAGTTGAAAAAAGTGGAATGAATAGAATGGGAATTTGTCCCACAACCAAAAAACAACGTAGGCATCCGTTTTTTCCCGAAGATAATGACACAAATCCCAACAATAAAAGActttgttattaaaaaatatatatatagtattaatatcatattaaaGTTACTATGGACGCTATCGTCaacatatatacacatatattttACGTCACACATGAGaaaaacaatttaattaattggtATCTTTGTCAAACTTTAATATACCTAAACGTcaaaaaaacttaattaattccgttttcttttttaatattccaAAGCTAAATGATCAAACACATATTCAAAAGTCGGTAACTTTAAAGAATTTTCAACTAAATTCCTACTCAACAAGTTGATCAAGttgaatgagaaaaaaataatacaaaaaatctTGATATGTCTAAGATTCTAAGATTGTAATTTGGGaataatgagaataaagtcTTATTGTCAAATATATACAAATAGAAGGTCATTAATGAAAAGTCTTATTGTCAAATATATACCAATATTGGTATATATAAGTATGAAAAGTATTTATTGAGTTGATAAAAAGTAAAAGGAAAATCCATGAAAACATACATaactttaaatatttttaaaattttaaatcatacctttaaaaaaaaaaaaagaaaaatttattaaccttaatagaaaaattataaaactaatccTTTGAAGTTGTTTTATAGAGCCTAGTagataaattttgtttttttttttttttaattttttatatacaaCAAAGTTCAATGATTATAGAATGAATTGAATGATGCATAGTTATGGaagaaaatgataaaatatgaaagagaaagagagaggaatggaaaaaatagtaataaaaaagaaagtagaAGGGACCCATGTTGGAGTGAATTGTAATTTGTGATATGGATGAGTGatgagtgtgtgtgtgtgtgtgtgtgtgtgtgttacGACATTGGAACTCATCCGTTTGCGTCAAACCAAATaaagcttttttttctttctttttatctcGTTTTCTCACCTCCACTAACCCAACTTCTCAACTTGTCGTTTTCCATTTCTTTACTAATATTATTAGTACTTTTATTGCAAGTAGTAGAGCACAACCCTACATATCTTCTCTCTTTTACATCCCTTCCAATCAACCTCTTTTTGtccaaaaaagaagaaaaacttaGAGCGGTCAATACGGTCTCGTTAGCATCCAATAAAAATGTGTTAATtagacttttttttcttctttgttaaAGAATgactttctcttcttttcttttttcacttgGATGTAAAGGAGAGGAAAGTTTGAGATTACATGTAGTCTAAATTGCACCTAATTATTGCTCGAGACACTATCTCTTTCTTAGTCTTTCATTATGGCCTAGATAACTTTTTACTAAAcgttcgttttttttttctgttgtgTTTAGTGTTAATgtctatttattaatttaatagaATTATAATTGATGAGATAAAAGGGAGAATAATATATGAAGGGTTACTCATATATGAGATAACAAAATGCTCAAAAATGGGAAGACCGGAGCATATATTCAGATTATATATACATCTACGTACATTTAATTGCATCGTTTTAAAGAGAATTTTCAAAGCAAACTTGATAATATAGTTTGACAGTTTTCAaagtaattttatttattttcgtgACTTTCTTTCTCATCCATCAAAACTCTTTACAGAACTACACTCCAAccactatttttttttccttaatttagTTGCTTTTTATGTAATACGTCATTGTCTTTTCATCTACTTTCGGTCTGcttgtttttgttcttttgtgCTCCTGTTACTATTAATGAATTGACAGTGGAAAATAATGTACCGATGATAATATATATGGATGCATGTATAGATGGAGTTGAGATTCTCTAAAAATAAACAATATCTTAGTGTGTATGCTAGTTAAAAGTAATTTGAATATGTTATATGGctatttaaataaacatacACAAAATTTAGAGAAGTGCATTCTATAAATTATCTAACTCGAGTGGTACTAATTATTTCGTATTTTGTAACATTTTATCGAATAAAATTGTTCTCTCTATTTATCAAGAAAGTGACATGCGGTTAATGAATCACATGTGTCTATGTGttgattttctatttttcttatttgttgATTTTGTAACCTATCGGTGCTAATATAGGGGTTAGTGATGCTGACAGTGCAATCAAAGGTGAGTTCATCATGCGAGGCGGGGACAAAGGGGTGCAAGGAAGTAGGGGGGAAAGAGGTGGCGGTGTTGTTCATAGGGCTGTACTTGGTGGCGCTGGGGGTCGGTGGAATAAAGGGGTCGCTGCCAGCGCACGGGGCGGAGCAGTTCGACGAAAGCACCACACAAGGGAGGAAGAGGAGGTCTAGTTTCTTCAACTACTTTGTGTTTAGTCTGTCGTGTGGAGCCCTTGTTGCAGTGACATTCGTGGTTTGGGTTGAAGACAACTTGGGGTGGCAATGGGGATTTGGAATCTCAACTATCAGCATTTTTCTATCTATTCCTTTGTTCTTTGCTGGTTCTCCTTTTTATCGTAACAAAATCCCCACTGGTAGTCCCCTTACCACCATTCTCAAggtatttatttttcttccccCACATCTAGGTATGCATTTACTTTTATGCATTTCATCCAAAGTGTGtataattaattacaaaatattGTCACATAAGTGGCTaatacttttaatttttaaaaacaaaattttccaTATCGCGTTACTTTGTGATCAAACAGAATGCATAGAAATGAATATAAACTAGACATCAAAGTATTGATTTTTGGGTGTGGCCCCAAAGTTTAACGGCTTCATGCATTCACTCaatcagaaaaagaaaaatatatatatatatctatatttttagaagtattaaaatatgtttctttttttaaaaaatttcctAGGTGCCATCGATGATCGGGTGTTAAAGAGTGTTGCGTAGAAAAGTGAATGCAGGCCGAGTTGTAccaaaacatttttttatagGATAATTACAATGGATAACAATTCTATCTATTGCCAACCCAGTactcctatcaataataaactaGCTAGATCGACAATAGAAAAACTCTTGTTACTGATAAACGCTAAAAGTTGAATCTAAGCTTTactatacttaaaaaaaatttatttataccATGTTTGTTAACATTTGAGTTTGATTACTATATTTACAATCGACCAAGATGAATATAACATTTAATTATATGAATGATGATAATTAGGTACTAGTAGCAGCAACATTGAACCGTAGGAGCAACAAAAAACCAGCAACAAACGCAGTGGCAAGCCTTGCAAGAAGCCCATCAACCACCTCAACCCCAAAGCCACTAATCAATAAAGACCTAACAGAAAGCAATACAACTACTCCAACTCAAAGCCTCAAATTCCTAAACAAAGCAGTACAAAACCCACCTTTCCACCCATCGGTAAAATGCACAACCCAACAACTAGAAGACGTAAAAATAGTCATAAAAGTCCTCCCAATCTTTGCATGCACCATAATACTCAACTCATGCTTAGCTCAACTCTCCACATTCTCCATAGAACAAGCCGCCACAATGAACACCAAAATCTCCTCCCTCAAAATCCCCCCAGCCTCCCTCCCAGTCTTCCCCGTCCTCTTCATCATCGTCCTTGCCCCTCTCTACGACCATCTCATCATCCCCTTCGCTCGATCCCTCACTCGCACTGAAGCTGGCATCACCCACCTCCAACGCATTGGCGTCGGCCTCCTCCTCTCCGTCCTTGCCATGGCTGTCGCTGCACTCGTCGAGACTAAACGTAAGGCCGTGGCTGATGCCAACCCAGATGTGCAAGGCCCACTGCCCATTACGTTCCTTTGGATCGCATTCCAGTACTTGTTTTTGGGGTCGGCGGATTTGTTTACGTTAGCGGGTTTGTTGGAGTTTTTCTTCACGGAGGCTCCGGCTACTATGCGGTCTTTGGCTACGGCTCTTTCATGGGCTTCGTTGGCTGTTGGGTATTATTTAAGTTCGGTCATTGTATCGGTTGTGAACCATGTGAGCGCCAAAGCTTGGCATAGGCCTTGGCTGTCTGGTCACAACATTAATCACTACCGTCTTTCTAACTTCTATTGGGTTATGTGTGTTCTTAGTGGCTTCAATTTCTTGCACTACCTTTTTTGGGCTCTGAAGTATAAATATCGATCCACCCAAGGGAACAAATGATATGTATAAACATATGTTATTCTATCATGTCAATATAACCTAGTGtttcaaatattatatataagTTACCTTTGcgttatttttttctttttttgttctttgtGTGCATTTTAGGATTTATCAATATATAAAAACGGTCAAAAAAACAGTTTCAGTGTCTAGACTtatatgaaaataataatacagTTCATTCAACTTGTTTTGATTTGTAATACtgtagttattttttaaaatttgtaagaaTGTAGTAATCCAGTATTAGATGTCAATTTTATATATGAGTATATATATTTATCAGATAGACGATTAAGAAAACAAGTGAAACATGTACCTCTTCaatatcaaacacattttacGGCATAAAAGAACTTCCATAACTTAAGTTTAAATTAATCTTGTTGGGTTCTGTGGTCccacttctttttattttattactctTTTGTTTGGATTTCAATTGGCTGTTAAGATTGTATACGTTTTACTCGTGGTTAGTTGGGCGTCTGGTTATTGGGATCTTTATTTCAGTGTTGTTTGTTGCCTATGAGTAGGGTGTGTGATTATTCAAGGTTTTCTCTACCGAGTGTGTCCTTTGACGACTGGTGTGTTTGAAAGCCTTAAATCAAGTTGTGATcagttctaaaaaaaaaatgatgatgtGTAGATTAGGATGAGTTCTGTCTGAACAAGAGACTAGTAAATATCAAGAGACCTTGATAGTTCTATTGCATGCATGGTGACTTCTAATTAAGGGGGAGTAACTCTCCTATTGTTTATGACATCGATAATGAATAATCTGTGTTctaatatttatattagtttATATATAGCATGTTAGAGATATGTAATTGTTAGGGCTATTTTAGcctaacattattagactaattttttccaacctttatccatttactcactaaaatgtcatttttatgcagaatatgaaacttcactCCGATACGAGTTCAACGCCactgaaatcacttaaatcggAGTTATAACGAAAAAGAACGGTCAAAAATAAGTTCAAGGGCAAAACCGGAAAATCGGAAAAGATCGGACGAACTAGATCGCACCACGTGGCACCACCAGATCACGCCACGCGTCTGCCTCAAAGTTGCGTGTTCGAAACCCAAACGCGCCCCTAactttcctttcattttcacACAACCCGAAAACCCGATCCGTGAACCGGTTCGCGACCCACGCGTCCGCCACGTGTCGATCCCTTGTTCGCGCGCTCCTCTCCCCTGTCGTGAGTTCGAATCTCAGCAGCCACAttccctttttttatttttctcttcaattgggTCAACCCAAGACTCGATCCAAGCCCATTTGTAACCCAGTTCATCATCTTCCCCAAAATTAACTACAAAATGGCAGTTTTTAACctaattccacttttttctcccatttttcCCTCTATAAAATCCCTCATATTTTTTTGGGAGAGAGATAAGAAATTCCAATGTAAAATAATCCTCTTTCTCATTCTTGtagcaaattcttgaaattttatcaataaaatattacttttgtcaaacaaatagattctttcctcaacatctcttcaagaatttcatcaatattcatgggctaaggtaatcttttgagactttttcttgggttaaattaccatgttttctttgagaattaaattcctttctatatcttttcaattttttatttgattgcttgttttcctttgcaatttcttttgaaatttcaataaaacaaataagttttccccatcaatttttcattgaaatttctttacaaactcttaaagtgttgaacttaaattttgatttgcaatggtttgttatgatgaattaattgttgagattatctttaattttctattaattgattcttgcatgacaagtttgaaatgggcattaattttgctaagggtagtggctatcccctccttagcaaatcttgaataggatgaATTTTGCCTCAATTTGAACATGCTTTGATTGCTGAAATTgatcatgttttaatagagatttggttactttctttttgtaaaaaaatcattcttgcatattcaagaaaagattaattgatcttctttctttttcaatgataagaaacatggtaattgcccgagaaaaaattcttttactaaactcgaaagaaaaactttacttgaattacttgttatcactaatcattccttaatgcttgttctttactatagttcaaaaattacttccacaaacctccctttttgtgtttctaattttcttttagatcctGAAGCTACTAATTGATCTTGTTTGTgaatcttgaagttttgaatcttAAGTTCTCTCTAGGGTTCAACAACCTTCTTCCCCATACTGctctcaatttccacaaaggtaagaagggttaaaaagataactttgaaaggtaattgaggtaatccctaaccctcatatttcatctagtctttctctattcttgtattcttttattttagactaggaataaatttttgttttgcatacttacatccataacaacctatcattttgataacgacttacCTAAAAAAAAACATCCTTTCAGTAGTGATGTCTGTACTATAAGTGATAACATTTTAAACATGAAATATTTTACAAAGCAATATATGATATCTTATCATGGGTCAAGGACCCCCAAATGTAGATATCGTGTCATTGAACTGGATTATCAATGTCTGGCGTTATATTTGTTCTTACTTTGTGTCTCTTGAGTTCCTTTAATTATTAACACAAgtgtttgttggaatttatgtcctaaaactcgtagtttgtagttaaaattatattctatttaatgaagtggttattgaggacttattagtgaaaatagaatattataatcttgaatcaatTAACTAAGGTCCGGAGACTATCTAGTatagacttaaactttatgtagagacataaatatggatcaagttcgagttcatagcccaaacagtctatagtgtatgaataaggttgggcgccttttTTCGATAAAACTATGGATGCagcctgctttgtagttagtacaaaaaACGTGATCCttaattgttcatgtagagatatgagagtgggggcatcctatgtaaagagttttgcataagactggaaccatgaaatagtcacttttaagttataacattgttgactatataaactgactattttgtttatgatgacctaagtaactaaatcttaatcctgagctagcTATGAACTTCTCTTCAatcggtattatccttagatctgcataggtgagggtagctcaatgACGttagcccaataagcctcccatttcaagggtaagactgGTTAGATGgctaaggacatagggtgcaagatggatttcactcctacccgctttagggttagtagatagattgtttctttaaagattgaatccaagtcttgaacaagggatctcACCATCTCATTGGCCctagagggattcggtttataggttggaccttaaaccaaatgtccaatagtggattagtggaacttaggaacaagatgtagtctcagggataaaacggtattttgaccaagccgaggttacaaacaacttatgaaggattaacttactgatcatggctATATCAAatgaacacaaatatatctatagtgaggggagtgcaactatgggactttagtggaatgacccgttagtggAATGacattaggttcccttgctagcttatatggaattaacttagaacaagatgttggaataatttgaattgttcgaattaggtagaaagagaaaattcgacgaatatatgtgatatagtcgtcggttatagggctttatgtataaatgtgatttaaatgttaaaaatatgaatatggattcatattcggaaactcgaaattgatggaaatggtcaaagttgtaaaaagtcaatgt
This genomic window contains:
- the LOC103496401 gene encoding protein NRT1/ PTR FAMILY 4.6-like, which produces MEAVKEESDGSIWEGYVDWRKRPAVKGRHGGMLAAGFVLGVEVLENLAFLANASNLVMYLRKYMGFSPAKSANHVTTFMGTAFLLALLGGFLSDAFFTTYYVFLFSSFLEFLGLVMLTVQSKVSSSCEAGTKGCKEVGGKEVAVLFIGLYLVALGVGGIKGSLPAHGAEQFDESTTQGRKRRSSFFNYFVFSLSCGALVAVTFVVWVEDNLGWQWGFGISTISIFLSIPLFFAGSPFYRNKIPTGSPLTTILKVLVAATLNRRSNKKPATNAVASLARSPSTTSTPKPLINKDLTESNTTTPTQSLKFLNKAVQNPPFHPSVKCTTQQLEDVKIVIKVLPIFACTIILNSCLAQLSTFSIEQAATMNTKISSLKIPPASLPVFPVLFIIVLAPLYDHLIIPFARSLTRTEAGITHLQRIGVGLLLSVLAMAVAALVETKRKAVADANPDVQGPLPITFLWIAFQYLFLGSADLFTLAGLLEFFFTEAPATMRSLATALSWASLAVGYYLSSVIVSVVNHVSAKAWHRPWLSGHNINHYRLSNFYWVMCVLSGFNFLHYLFWALKYKYRSTQGNK